One Rossellomorea aquimaris DNA window includes the following coding sequences:
- a CDS encoding copper amine oxidase yields MKMKKSYLAVPLSMTLLVPTVGTVSAHNGEDHSHEAKVDTPAGELRTTLDHLLTEHAYLAVEAMRRGAEGAEDFDAAAGALNDNAADLKGAIASVYGEEAGNQFNTIWTNHIGFFVDYVKATGADDQAAKDEALANLAGYKEEFSNFLETATGERLKSDSLAEGLQMHINQLIGAFDSYVAGDYEKAYEYEREAIGHMGMVSKGLSSAITDQYPDKFENTMAVTPATDLRSTLNHLLTEHAALATMAMQNGIDGSEDFDASVGALNANTEDLSAAIASVYGEEAGNQFKDMWSKHIGFFVDYVEATGAEDDEAKEEALKNLDGYRAEFSKFLETATDGRLKSDALAEGLQMHVDQLVGAFDSYAAGDYEKSWDQIRMAYEHMLNPAKGLSGAFADQFPDKFKANMPSEMPNTGMGGTAGKEFPFEFLLAALLIIAGGTTLGMRKYAVHKK; encoded by the coding sequence ATGAAAATGAAAAAAAGTTATCTAGCGGTCCCTTTAAGCATGACATTACTAGTACCAACTGTAGGTACAGTTTCGGCACACAACGGTGAAGATCATTCACACGAGGCGAAAGTAGATACTCCAGCCGGAGAATTAAGAACTACCTTAGATCACTTACTGACTGAACATGCTTACTTAGCAGTCGAAGCCATGAGACGAGGAGCTGAAGGTGCTGAAGATTTTGATGCAGCAGCCGGGGCATTGAATGATAACGCAGCAGATTTGAAAGGAGCCATCGCTTCTGTATATGGTGAAGAAGCCGGCAACCAGTTTAATACAATCTGGACGAACCACATCGGATTCTTCGTTGACTATGTAAAAGCAACGGGTGCTGATGATCAAGCGGCGAAAGATGAAGCACTTGCAAATCTTGCAGGCTACAAAGAAGAGTTCTCTAATTTCCTGGAAACAGCAACGGGTGAACGCTTAAAATCTGATAGTCTGGCAGAAGGACTTCAAATGCATATCAACCAACTGATCGGTGCTTTTGATAGTTATGTAGCCGGGGACTATGAAAAGGCTTACGAATACGAGCGTGAAGCAATCGGTCATATGGGAATGGTATCAAAAGGATTATCAAGTGCGATCACGGATCAATATCCTGACAAGTTCGAAAATACGATGGCTGTAACACCGGCAACGGATTTACGTTCAACTCTTAACCACTTGTTAACAGAGCATGCTGCCCTTGCAACGATGGCGATGCAAAACGGGATTGACGGATCAGAAGATTTCGATGCTTCCGTTGGCGCCCTGAATGCAAATACTGAAGACCTGTCTGCAGCGATCGCTTCTGTATACGGTGAAGAAGCGGGTAACCAATTTAAAGATATGTGGTCCAAGCACATCGGATTCTTCGTTGATTATGTAGAAGCAACAGGTGCTGAAGATGATGAAGCAAAAGAAGAAGCCCTTAAAAACCTGGATGGATATCGTGCAGAATTCTCGAAATTCCTTGAAACAGCAACGGATGGCCGTTTGAAATCTGATGCCCTGGCAGAAGGACTTCAAATGCACGTGGATCAACTGGTTGGAGCATTCGATAGCTATGCAGCCGGGGATTACGAGAAATCCTGGGATCAAATCCGTATGGCGTATGAGCATATGCTGAATCCGGCAAAAGGTTTATCAGGAGCATTTGCTGACCAGTTCCCTGACAAATTCAAAGCCAATATGCCTTCAGAAATGCCCAACACTGGTATGGGCGGAACAGCAGGAAAAGAATTCCCGTTCGAATTCCTTCTTGCAGCCCTGCTGATCATCG
- a CDS encoding anti-sigma factor, which produces MTTQQCDHLLDYYNGHLSELEKAQFEKHLESCPQCQEELHELEQLAEFMPFASEVVEPPKDLEERVFANILGEEEVHSNDGSLTRKKKKSWFFPSVAAALALSLIGNAYLFTQLEDQNEVVEQATIDQVVQYVDLAAVSGNAKGTASIIKQGQQTSMVVQASELQEVSNEEVYQVWLIKDDKPERAGTFVTSQDGKGSVVFKFSEELSKKDWDTVAITLEPDANSELPQGEIVLASEI; this is translated from the coding sequence ATGACTACACAACAATGCGATCACTTACTGGATTACTACAACGGTCATTTATCTGAACTTGAGAAAGCCCAATTTGAAAAGCATCTTGAAAGCTGTCCCCAGTGTCAGGAAGAGCTTCATGAACTGGAGCAGTTAGCAGAATTCATGCCTTTCGCATCCGAAGTTGTCGAACCTCCTAAAGACCTGGAAGAACGTGTTTTTGCCAATATATTAGGTGAAGAGGAAGTGCATTCAAACGACGGGTCCCTCACCAGAAAGAAAAAGAAGTCATGGTTCTTCCCTTCTGTCGCGGCAGCTCTGGCACTTTCTTTAATCGGGAATGCTTATCTATTTACGCAACTTGAGGATCAGAACGAAGTGGTGGAACAAGCAACGATCGATCAGGTTGTGCAATATGTCGACCTCGCTGCAGTTAGTGGAAATGCCAAGGGTACGGCAAGTATCATCAAGCAAGGCCAACAAACGAGCATGGTTGTTCAAGCTTCTGAGCTTCAGGAGGTCTCAAATGAGGAAGTCTATCAGGTTTGGCTCATTAAAGATGACAAACCTGAACGTGCCGGAACATTTGTAACGAGCCAGGATGGAAAAGGCTCGGTCGTTTTCAAATTTAGTGAAGAATTATCGAAGAAAGATTGGGATACGGTGGCCATTACACTCGAACCGGATGCCAATAGCGAGCTTCCACAAGGAGAAATTGTGTTAGCTTCCGAAATTTAA
- a CDS encoding sigma-70 family RNA polymerase sigma factor, which yields MPNERKDIELYQQVLAKDPTALRQLYQQYEKLIYSFSYKMTGDREIAEEVIQEVFMKLWKKHSPYDHSKGKFSSWLLTMTRNTCLDAIRKRKKHESVEYIEKDSLQVTYETPADQLEWKEKGAAIRDCIQSLKDDQQNIVQLFYYKGLTQQTIADSTDIPLGTVKGRIRLALKHLHTCLKGKGGQFE from the coding sequence ATGCCCAATGAACGCAAGGATATAGAATTGTATCAACAAGTTTTAGCCAAAGATCCGACTGCATTACGACAGCTTTATCAACAATATGAAAAACTGATATATTCTTTCTCATACAAAATGACAGGGGACCGTGAAATTGCCGAAGAAGTGATTCAGGAAGTTTTCATGAAGCTCTGGAAAAAACACTCCCCTTATGATCACAGTAAAGGGAAATTTTCGTCCTGGTTGTTAACGATGACGAGGAATACTTGCCTCGATGCGATAAGGAAACGAAAGAAACATGAGTCTGTTGAATATATAGAGAAAGACTCCCTGCAGGTCACTTACGAAACTCCGGCCGACCAATTGGAATGGAAAGAAAAAGGAGCAGCGATTCGGGATTGTATCCAGTCGTTGAAAGACGATCAGCAAAACATTGTGCAATTATTCTATTATAAAGGATTGACTCAACAAACCATTGCCGATTCCACTGACATTCCACTCGGGACTGTCAAGGGAAGAATCCGCCTAGCACTAAAGCATTTACACACGTGTCTTAAAGGGAAAGGAGGTCAATTCGAATGA
- the mreBH gene encoding rod-share determining protein MreBH encodes MLSNSEIGIDLGTANILVYSKNKGIILNEPSVVAIDTENKTVLAVGTEAKSMIGKTPGKIVAVRPLKDGVIADFDVTTEMLKQVMKKASKKLGFSIRKPTVVVCTPSGATSVERRAIQDAVRGSGAKSVTLIEEPVAAAIGADLPVGEPVANVIVDIGGGTTEVAIISYGGVVSCNTIRIGGDQMDEDIVQYVRKRYNLLIGERTAELVKIEVGQALIDHEERTMDIRGRDLVTGLPKTIELSSNEIQDALKESLLHILETIRATLENCPPELSGDIVDRGVILTGGGALLNGLQDWLSQEIVVPVHLAPNPLESVAIGTGRSLSVIHKLQKVK; translated from the coding sequence ATGTTATCAAACTCTGAAATTGGTATCGATTTAGGAACTGCAAATATACTTGTTTATAGTAAAAATAAAGGAATTATACTTAATGAACCTTCTGTTGTCGCAATCGATACAGAGAATAAAACGGTATTGGCGGTTGGAACTGAAGCCAAGAGCATGATCGGGAAAACGCCAGGAAAGATCGTGGCTGTACGCCCGCTTAAAGATGGCGTTATTGCTGATTTTGACGTGACAACTGAAATGTTAAAACAAGTGATGAAAAAAGCGAGTAAAAAACTTGGATTCTCTATCCGCAAGCCAACGGTTGTCGTTTGTACGCCTTCTGGTGCAACAAGTGTCGAGAGAAGAGCGATTCAGGATGCAGTGAGAGGAAGCGGCGCGAAATCCGTGACACTTATTGAAGAACCTGTAGCTGCTGCAATCGGTGCTGACTTGCCTGTAGGTGAACCTGTTGCCAACGTAATCGTTGATATCGGTGGCGGAACGACAGAAGTAGCGATCATCTCTTATGGTGGCGTTGTTTCCTGTAACACGATCCGTATCGGCGGAGACCAAATGGATGAGGATATCGTTCAGTACGTTCGTAAACGCTACAATCTCCTGATTGGTGAAAGAACGGCAGAATTGGTAAAAATCGAAGTGGGTCAAGCGCTGATTGATCATGAAGAAAGAACGATGGATATTCGTGGACGTGACCTGGTTACCGGGCTTCCAAAAACGATCGAACTATCATCAAACGAAATTCAGGATGCGTTGAAAGAATCTCTTCTTCACATCTTGGAAACAATCCGTGCGACATTGGAAAATTGTCCTCCTGAACTAAGTGGGGACATCGTCGACCGTGGTGTGATTCTGACTGGTGGTGGAGCACTTCTGAACGGACTTCAAGATTGGCTAAGCCAGGAAATCGTCGTACCTGTTCACTTAGCTCCAAACCCGCTAGAATCAGTTGCAATCGGAACAGGACGTTCCCTATCCGTGATTCACAAATTACAAAAAGTAAAATAA
- a CDS encoding methyl-accepting chemotaxis protein, giving the protein MALKKRLLILGLIPLILSTIIIGYIVSQLISLQNSANEDVQVLLETETLRGDLIVAKQALSNYSVNSTAENKQMVEGMLEETSTQISVLKKLLTVKNQQETLSSIEGKFTDLKTASDAALTEMNRAEIKRQSIRISGVLNDMYLLTIQTNEWYQNLVTENKRQIEFIVWVSLIGFILTIILSMAASILLTQRIVKPLNIMVDNAEKMANGDLTISVDSVKEKNSKFEVDKLQTAFHHMVLNLRSTVQSVHDIGSNVEKFTQDVRSQMTSLAESSNQVAVSTEELAKGSQSISEDIQSTAALMSQMGDDFAQNVRQSGESSASSKVALDSVEHGRASLNKQQQFAEMIADSSSSIMDSIEHFAQYTGEIEHASHAVREIADQTNLLALNAAIEAARAGDAGKGFAVVAQEVRKLAEDSSVATERISNMVGNIKNGIHSIMEASQKGKSLSTQQVDSMSVTEHAFKDISGNVSTIYENLVQLENGMDASNKRTNQVIAAIENISAITEETAAGTEEISSSTEEQLRYFEQMNEQVGKLNEMTAEMKKELERFTL; this is encoded by the coding sequence ATGGCATTAAAAAAACGTTTACTGATTTTGGGACTTATCCCCCTTATCCTTTCGACGATTATCATTGGGTACATCGTCTCTCAATTGATTTCCCTTCAAAATTCTGCAAATGAAGATGTACAAGTGCTTCTTGAAACAGAGACATTGCGGGGAGATTTGATTGTGGCAAAGCAGGCACTATCCAATTACTCCGTCAATTCAACAGCAGAAAACAAGCAAATGGTAGAAGGTATGCTGGAAGAAACTTCTACGCAGATCTCAGTTTTGAAAAAGCTTTTGACAGTTAAAAATCAGCAAGAAACCCTTTCATCCATCGAGGGGAAATTCACAGATTTGAAGACTGCATCAGATGCAGCTCTCACTGAAATGAACAGAGCGGAGATCAAGCGCCAGTCTATCCGTATCTCCGGAGTCCTGAACGATATGTATCTATTAACGATACAAACAAATGAATGGTATCAAAATTTAGTAACAGAAAACAAGAGGCAAATTGAATTCATTGTATGGGTGTCGTTGATCGGATTTATCTTAACCATCATCCTCTCTATGGCAGCATCTATCTTACTGACACAACGGATTGTGAAGCCTTTAAACATTATGGTGGATAACGCTGAAAAGATGGCCAATGGAGATTTAACGATTTCAGTTGATTCGGTTAAAGAGAAAAACAGTAAATTTGAAGTGGACAAACTCCAAACGGCTTTTCACCATATGGTTCTGAATCTGCGAAGTACGGTTCAATCCGTCCATGATATCGGATCAAATGTAGAGAAGTTCACCCAGGATGTACGCTCACAAATGACGAGTTTGGCAGAAAGCAGCAACCAGGTGGCGGTTTCGACTGAAGAACTGGCAAAGGGAAGTCAATCCATCTCTGAAGACATCCAATCAACGGCTGCTTTAATGTCTCAGATGGGTGATGATTTCGCCCAGAATGTCAGACAAAGCGGAGAATCATCCGCTAGCAGTAAAGTAGCATTGGATTCGGTTGAGCATGGCCGGGCATCATTAAATAAGCAGCAGCAATTTGCTGAAATGATCGCCGATTCTTCTTCATCCATCATGGATTCCATCGAACATTTTGCTCAATATACCGGTGAAATTGAACATGCCTCCCATGCGGTCAGGGAAATTGCCGATCAAACAAATCTCTTGGCACTAAACGCAGCAATCGAAGCAGCCAGAGCCGGGGACGCAGGAAAAGGATTCGCTGTCGTTGCCCAGGAAGTCCGAAAACTGGCAGAAGACTCATCCGTTGCAACCGAGCGAATAAGTAACATGGTCGGAAATATCAAAAATGGCATCCACTCTATTATGGAAGCTTCCCAAAAGGGAAAATCCCTTTCTACTCAGCAAGTGGACTCCATGAGTGTGACAGAGCATGCGTTTAAAGATATCTCGGGAAATGTTTCAACCATTTATGAAAATTTAGTACAACTTGAAAATGGGATGGATGCTTCGAATAAACGTACCAATCAGGTGATTGCAGCCATTGAAAACATCTCGGCGATCACAGAGGAAACCGCTGCCGGAACTGAAGAGATTTCATCTTCGACAGAAGAGCAGCTGAGGTACTTCGAGCAAATGAATGAACAAGTAGGAAAATTGAACGAAATGACAGCAGAAATGAAAAAAGAATTGGAGCGATTTACGCTTTGA
- a CDS encoding BMP family ABC transporter substrate-binding protein, whose translation MKRIISMFLLVMLVVAGCSTPMTEEASIEKQQSIGILLSDTGLGDGSFNDSAFRGLEKARDELGILFDYREAPDGNFEEALQELVDQKHELVIGLGFSIQDAIEKIAKENPDQKFLLIDGFSDVDNITSITFKEHEGSFLLGMVAAMKSKSNTIGFISGADVPVIQRFEKGFEQGAQYINPSIKVLKDNADNFGDAELGGKIAENQMKRGADFIYPAAGFTGVGAIQAAQKAGILSGGVDSDQYFIAEKSVVTSMVKKVDNAVFNITKELISNQKIAQQAYELGLKEDGVGLAPIRVTSLSPEETKQLEDAKDKIISGDITIKLQ comes from the coding sequence TTGAAAAGAATAATCAGCATGTTTCTTCTTGTCATGCTTGTTGTGGCGGGATGTTCCACACCCATGACGGAAGAAGCGAGTATAGAAAAGCAGCAGAGTATCGGGATTCTTCTCTCTGACACAGGTCTGGGGGATGGATCGTTTAACGATTCGGCATTTAGAGGATTAGAAAAGGCACGGGATGAATTAGGTATTTTATTTGATTATAGAGAAGCACCGGACGGGAACTTTGAAGAAGCACTTCAGGAGCTTGTCGATCAGAAGCATGAGCTTGTGATCGGCCTTGGATTTTCGATTCAAGATGCGATTGAAAAGATTGCAAAAGAAAATCCTGACCAGAAATTTCTATTGATAGACGGATTTTCAGATGTGGATAATATCACATCCATTACGTTTAAAGAACATGAAGGCAGCTTCCTTCTCGGTATGGTGGCAGCTATGAAATCAAAAAGCAACACGATTGGATTCATTAGCGGGGCCGATGTTCCTGTAATTCAACGTTTTGAAAAAGGGTTCGAACAAGGGGCTCAGTACATCAATCCTTCCATAAAGGTATTGAAAGACAACGCCGACAACTTTGGTGACGCTGAGCTTGGCGGGAAAATAGCTGAAAACCAAATGAAACGAGGCGCTGATTTTATTTATCCTGCCGCTGGTTTTACAGGAGTGGGAGCGATTCAGGCTGCGCAAAAAGCAGGCATTTTATCTGGAGGGGTCGACTCGGATCAATATTTCATTGCCGAAAAATCGGTTGTCACGTCCATGGTCAAAAAAGTGGATAACGCGGTTTTCAACATTACAAAAGAACTCATTTCAAATCAAAAAATAGCTCAACAAGCCTATGAGCTGGGTCTCAAGGAAGACGGAGTGGGTTTAGCCCCCATTCGTGTCACCAGCTTGTCTCCTGAAGAAACAAAACAACTAGAAGACGCTAAAGACAAAATCATCTCTGGGGACATTACAATTAAATTGCAATAA
- a CDS encoding acyl-CoA thioesterase produces MREKKFMKETKTSKTTHVLPPDTNHHGTLFGGKLMAYIDDVASIAATRHARKPVVTASTDSVDFLQPIKVGDAVTLEAMVTYTGRSSMEVCVKVTSEVLLTGETNVAAISFLTFVALEGNKPAVIAEVVPETEEEKWLNETAKNRAEHRKARKKHSQELAEFFRKAY; encoded by the coding sequence TTGAGAGAAAAAAAGTTTATGAAAGAAACGAAAACAAGTAAAACGACCCACGTTCTTCCACCCGACACCAACCATCACGGTACATTGTTTGGTGGAAAACTGATGGCCTATATAGACGACGTGGCCTCCATTGCCGCTACCCGTCACGCCCGCAAGCCCGTCGTAACGGCTTCAACAGATTCCGTCGACTTCCTGCAGCCCATCAAAGTCGGGGATGCCGTAACTTTGGAAGCGATGGTTACCTACACCGGACGCAGCTCCATGGAGGTTTGTGTGAAGGTCACTTCAGAGGTGCTCTTAACAGGAGAAACCAATGTGGCAGCCATCTCCTTCTTGACCTTTGTTGCTTTAGAAGGCAATAAACCAGCCGTCATTGCGGAAGTCGTACCGGAAACAGAAGAAGAAAAATGGCTGAACGAAACCGCAAAGAACCGTGCCGAGCACCGTAAAGCACGCAAAAAACATAGTCAGGAGCTTGCGGAGTTTTTCCGTAAAGCGTATTGA
- a CDS encoding nucleoside transporter C-terminal domain-containing protein codes for MSLVYGVLSLLGVLFLAWLLSSNRSSIQWRTIIIGICLEFLLVLFVLKVPFGQTILKKAALGVQKVIDYSNEGIMFVFGGFFEKGTNISFVFAINVLGAIIFISALISALYYLRIIPFFVKYIGIGLGKILGTTKVESFNAIGNSFLGLAEAPLLIKPYLAKLTRSELFAVMVGGTASASGAILIGYSLMGIDMKFLLLSVFSVPIVSLVMAKIIEPETEESKTNGDISLGKTTHTNVFEAISEGALSGTQLAINIGGLLIAFIGILALVNGLLGAVDLSLSTVFGYLFYPLALLVGIPMDEAFRAASIIGTKLSVNEFVAYKELSGMMNELSPKTIAILSVALCNFANLSSIGQLIVGLGSLEPTQRPMVSKLSLKAIIAGTLASFITAIVISIFL; via the coding sequence GTGAGTTTAGTATATGGCGTCTTATCATTACTTGGAGTTCTATTTTTAGCATGGTTGTTGAGCAGTAATCGCTCAAGCATTCAATGGCGTACCATTATTATTGGGATTTGCCTTGAGTTCCTGCTTGTCTTATTTGTATTAAAAGTCCCATTTGGACAAACCATTTTGAAAAAAGCTGCCTTAGGCGTACAGAAAGTCATCGACTACAGCAATGAAGGAATCATGTTCGTATTCGGTGGATTTTTTGAGAAAGGGACGAACATTTCATTTGTCTTCGCAATCAATGTTCTGGGTGCGATCATCTTTATTTCTGCACTCATTTCAGCACTTTATTACTTACGCATCATCCCATTCTTTGTAAAATATATCGGAATCGGTTTGGGTAAGATCCTTGGGACAACCAAAGTTGAGTCATTTAATGCGATCGGAAATTCTTTTCTTGGTTTGGCTGAGGCGCCCCTGTTGATTAAGCCTTATTTAGCGAAGCTGACTCGTTCAGAACTTTTTGCCGTGATGGTTGGGGGAACAGCCTCAGCAAGCGGAGCGATATTAATCGGATACTCATTGATGGGAATCGACATGAAATTCCTTCTTCTATCTGTCTTTAGTGTGCCGATCGTCTCTCTTGTGATGGCCAAAATCATAGAGCCTGAAACGGAAGAATCCAAGACGAATGGAGATATTTCGTTAGGGAAAACCACTCATACGAACGTATTCGAAGCGATTTCTGAAGGTGCCCTTAGTGGTACACAGCTGGCCATCAATATTGGCGGCCTGCTCATCGCGTTCATCGGGATCCTCGCTCTCGTCAACGGATTGCTGGGTGCCGTCGATCTGAGTCTTTCCACGGTCTTCGGCTACCTGTTCTACCCACTGGCACTACTCGTCGGTATTCCAATGGATGAAGCGTTCCGTGCTGCCTCCATCATCGGGACGAAGCTTTCAGTGAATGAATTCGTCGCATACAAAGAGCTTTCAGGAATGATGAACGAGCTTTCCCCTAAGACCATTGCGATTCTATCCGTTGCTCTTTGTAACTTTGCGAATCTGTCTTCGATCGGACAATTGATTGTCGGATTGGGTTCTTTAGAGCCGACACAACGTCCGATGGTTTCTAAGTTAAGCTTGAAAGCCATCATTGCAGGCACATTGGCGAGCTTCATAACGGCCATTGTTATTAGTATATTTCTATAA
- a CDS encoding solute:sodium symporter family transporter, whose amino-acid sequence MFESGLLFTLLSCVFFMGLVAWVSYIKTKGSLNDSTGYFLAGRGLTGTFIAGSLLLTNLSAEQLVGLNGQAFRANLSNMAWEVTAAIAIIIMALYLLPKYLGRSFTTLPEFLNQRYDKGVRQYTTILFMLGYVFVTIPSMLYSGALAVLKLFDVPGLMGISYTQSIWMIVWVIGIIGSIYAIFGGLKAVAISDTLNGVGLLIIGILVPILGFYALGEGSFLSGVKEIATNNPEKLNSIGSSTDSVPFSTIFTGMIFANLFYWASNQYVIQRTLGAKNLAEGQKGVIISGFYKLLVPFMMMLPGVIAFHLYGDSLKSVDLAYPALINAVLPWYLTGFFLAVLLGAVLSSFNSLLNSAATLFALDIYKPQFNPDVSDQKLISISKWFGAALAVVSMCVSPMLIHATDGLWDLIRKFTGFFNIPIIVVLLVGVFSKRIPALAAKTVIILHVFTYYMLVWGTGHLFGFSININFIHIYGILFVSEIVLMVAIGWWKPLKKPYEYRYNPKVDMMPWKYSIPLSIVLMASVVQTYFLFSPIGLAYETSVISPYFWPATIGLLLVTTGLIYWSMKSWTRKYQAYLLKNKPYKLNRTKKYSLQQNLNPIYSSKLLK is encoded by the coding sequence ATGTTTGAAAGTGGATTGCTATTTACTCTATTGTCCTGTGTGTTTTTTATGGGGCTGGTTGCTTGGGTTTCATACATAAAGACCAAAGGATCATTGAACGATTCGACAGGATATTTTTTAGCGGGGAGAGGGCTGACTGGTACGTTTATCGCCGGGTCTCTTTTATTAACGAATTTATCAGCTGAGCAGCTGGTCGGTTTAAACGGACAAGCCTTCCGTGCAAACCTTTCGAATATGGCGTGGGAAGTGACAGCCGCCATCGCGATTATCATCATGGCACTGTATTTGCTTCCAAAGTATTTAGGAAGAAGCTTCACGACATTACCCGAGTTTCTGAATCAGCGCTATGACAAGGGAGTTCGTCAGTATACAACCATTCTCTTTATGCTCGGGTATGTATTTGTTACGATTCCATCCATGCTCTATTCAGGGGCACTTGCCGTGTTGAAGTTATTTGATGTACCCGGGCTCATGGGGATTTCCTATACTCAATCAATCTGGATGATTGTGTGGGTGATCGGGATCATCGGGAGTATTTATGCCATCTTTGGGGGACTGAAAGCCGTTGCCATTTCCGATACGTTAAACGGTGTCGGGCTCTTGATCATCGGGATTCTTGTTCCGATTTTAGGATTTTATGCTTTAGGTGAAGGAAGTTTCTTATCTGGAGTAAAAGAAATTGCCACTAACAATCCGGAAAAGCTGAACTCAATCGGTTCTTCTACTGATTCTGTTCCGTTTTCCACGATTTTCACAGGAATGATTTTTGCGAATTTGTTTTATTGGGCATCTAACCAGTACGTGATTCAACGGACGTTGGGAGCGAAGAATCTGGCAGAAGGACAGAAGGGTGTCATCATCTCAGGGTTCTACAAGCTACTCGTTCCATTTATGATGATGCTGCCGGGGGTCATCGCTTTCCATCTATATGGAGATTCATTGAAAAGTGTGGATTTGGCCTATCCGGCATTGATTAACGCGGTGCTCCCCTGGTACCTGACTGGTTTCTTCTTGGCCGTGTTACTGGGAGCCGTATTGAGCTCGTTTAATTCCCTGTTAAATAGTGCAGCGACGTTATTTGCACTGGATATCTATAAGCCTCAGTTCAACCCGGATGTCAGTGATCAGAAATTAATCTCGATCAGTAAGTGGTTTGGAGCGGCACTAGCGGTCGTCTCCATGTGTGTGTCACCTATGTTGATTCATGCGACGGACGGCTTATGGGATCTGATTCGAAAGTTCACAGGATTCTTTAACATCCCGATTATCGTTGTATTATTGGTTGGGGTGTTCTCAAAACGCATCCCGGCTTTAGCCGCCAAAACCGTGATCATTCTTCACGTGTTCACGTATTATATGCTTGTATGGGGAACAGGACATCTATTTGGATTCTCTATCAATATTAACTTTATTCATATATATGGAATCCTGTTTGTTTCAGAGATTGTCTTGATGGTAGCAATCGGCTGGTGGAAGCCGTTGAAAAAGCCATACGAATATCGATACAATCCGAAGGTGGATATGATGCCGTGGAAATACAGCATCCCATTGTCCATTGTGCTCATGGCGTCCGTAGTGCAAACGTATTTCTTATTCTCTCCTATTGGACTGGCATATGAAACAAGTGTTATTTCGCCGTACTTCTGGCCGGCCACAATCGGATTGCTCCTTGTCACCACAGGATTGATCTACTGGTCAATGAAGAGCTGGACCCGGAAATACCAAGCCTACTTACTAAAAAACAAACCCTACAAACTAAACCGAACCAAAAAATACTCCCTGCAACAAAACCTGAATCCGATCTACTCTTCGAAATTGTTGAAATAA
- a CDS encoding YflJ family protein, with the protein MHIGSKGWYVEELKKAGVRRYEERKVESYKKHVLANLLERTK; encoded by the coding sequence ATGCATATCGGAAGCAAAGGCTGGTACGTAGAAGAACTAAAAAAAGCGGGAGTACGCCGCTACGAAGAACGCAAAGTAGAATCCTACAAAAAACACGTTCTTGCAAACCTGCTAGAACGTACAAAATAA